The DNA window cataatgtcttgctagaggccacttatgacttgtgggctgaaataggaatttcgggcctactgccaatGTTATATGAActtacagggtcgcacactaagaataAGCCTAAAACAGTTATGAGTTGTACAAACCCAATAAAATTAAGTGATCagtagattatatatatatatatatatatatatatatatatatatatatatatatatatatatataatttaatttgtaataaatatatattaataaatatatattaattgaaattcgaaatttaaggataagtgttttccttaaggtattatcttttgaagatagtaataataataattaatatatatatatatgtgtgtgtaataatcaaaaagagtttttgatagacatgaactcaaaagagTTATCAAAAACGTAGTGTTTGCATATGATTGCAAAACACGTTTTTGAGTAAACCCAAGATATcctattttcctataaatagactcttaagattagggttttgagttatgtgttttttgaaactaaATGATTCGAATtgctttgtgaagcaatagtgctagcacacaagcactagttttggctaaagtCTGTTCAtgggatactcgtagaggacgcgttcttttggaggcgtttctaatccgaggccaggtatcaccaaagtaaaccacctccttccttcttATATTGctgtttgaattcgacatacaaataaatattaattatgttattaatctatttattcgaattacatggatcttggtttggattttagataaatttttgaaattccgctgcattatgaacctagaaaacccaacagtcttttggtctgatgcacgataatcGCACCCATAAGCAAGTGAAGTTATCTAGTCAGTAGAAAATGCATTTTCTAACTTAGCTAGATAGCTCATACATTATTTTCAAAACCTTTTGTTTCGATAACATTcaaaataaatcatttatatttgacatatattacaaaaaaaaaattgatcttaTAAATACAACAAAAATGTCTTTCTGCacaaattcaaagaaaaaaacatgataatttatattatttaacacatattaattgtattaatatttttaacaaagAACTCTAAAGCTGTCGAGGATCTgctcttcctccatggaagatGAGTtactcgtcttccatggaagacgaacgGAGGCGGGTTCGAAGAAGACAATGATGAATTCGGAGTCGGAACTATTGACATGtcggtttttaatttattaatttttttaataaaaattaaaaaatttatttattacatatccaattaaaattttacttatgACTTTTTGAGTCTTTTAaagttaaaggacttatttaaatttgttcaaatagaaaagaatatgatattatccttaaatttagttgttctgtatgttttcatccttataataataaaatcgttCAACATTTTCAATTTAGGATACAACTTAAAATCGAATATATGAAATAGGGTACAATCGGCTTTTTCTCAATGTTAtagtacaattgaaacaagtCCAAAGAACGAAGATttctaaataattaagcctttattattttattttattggacAATTTTCGTTGCTCAATCAcatttcattattttcaaaaCCTTTCAGaatctttttaatatattttaggcctaatgtcttaaaaaattctGACcgttcatccccttttcaatcataccttAACGTTGCAAATCAGTCAGTTTTAccttattttctattttttcatttcaattgtaccctaaagcataaaattgacctttttttatttggaaaaaattttctaaattgatcctttttgcattagattaattttttatactaaattgagcatttttgaagaattcttttgaatttttatcaaataaataaaggtcaattttatgcttcagggtacaattgaaatgaaaaaaatgcaaaatagggtaaaattgacaaattttcaacgtcgggataggattgaaaaggagatgaaaggtcgggattttaTAAGGCATTAAACCTATATTTTAATAACCTTTTTACGAATATATTTAAAAGGCTTAATCGccaaaaaaaaccctcaccttttagccttttttcagttgcaccctgacgttgcaattttgtcagttgcaccctaattcgcacctttgggtttcaattccaccctcaaaattaaattggactttttttcactcggaaaaaattcataaaaactctTATAatgtactcgtttgaactctttttcatataaaaagttaaaaatgaatgacttattttaacttttttcaaatgaaaaagagatcaatttagtatttgagggtggaattgaaaaccaaaggtgcgaattagggtgtaactgacaaaattgcaatgtcagggtgcatttgaaatggggctaaaaggtggagtTTTTTTGATGATTAAACCTATTTAAAATTAGAGTAGTTTTTGCAAATACAATTTTCCTTTTCattaaaaagaatattatttgACCATTCCATCCAAtagcttgtttttttttctttctacaTGTAAGCTAAAATGGTGGTAATGTGTTGTTGGTGCTTATATTATGTCTTGAAGAGAAGAAAAGGAATTGGGGAATGCTGAAGAAAAGCAAACTAGCATTTCTTTCGTTTTATTTAAACCCATAGTGCAATTCTATTTCAGATTGACTTTAATGGTGGAATTGGTTCaaatttactttataaaatgaatatatttGTATTTAGTTAACTTGAAAATATAGTTGTATTGGATAGAACTGAACTTAATACAAAATTGATGAAATACAGCAGAAAATGGAAAGGTTTTGGAATCAAAAATTAGATGGCAGGCAATTGCTAGCTATGATTATTATCTGTACCGAAATAGCGATCCCCAAACTCTCCCATTCCTGGAATAACGCGAAGATTATGATCCAACGTTTCATCGATCTCCGATGTTACAATCTTGACCATTGGAAATTGCTTAGAAACTGCATGTATACCTTGAGGTGCCTGCAGTTTGAAGTTGTGGGTTAACATAAAAGTAAGGACAATAATGTTGCATTAGAATGAATGACTTACTGCTATAAGATTAAGAAATATGATGTTGCATTCCGGAACTCCCTTGCTGATAATGAGAGATATAGCTTTTACAGCACAGTATCCTGTTCATGCATACACACATTATAAGATCATCAAATGTGTCGAAAAGAAGAACTAATTTGCATCAAGCATGCGTTTCAATTCGAGCTGTTTTCCTGCTAGTCCGTCCCAAATCAAACCCTAAATCcgtatagatttgtttctttttacaTCCTGGTTATGACTTTCACTTTTAAGTAAACTTTTACGTAGCTTCGTAAAAGTTTACTTGAACAcccatatatttaattaatgacTCGATCTTGAATAAATAGTAAGTTGAACCGGGCTCCAACCTGACTTGTTGGACCCGGTTCGAACCCATGATCAGATATCAAACCTGAAGCCAGAACAGGATCAAGCAATAAGACATGGCGGCTTGCGATATCGGCGGGTAGCTTCTTGTAAATCAACTGCACAGACATTACATATAGCTATGTCGAAGTTGTTGTTCGAAACAGAGAAGAAAATGTATGCAACTGGAAGAGCCTATACCTGCCGGCCGTTGTTGCCTTCTCTGTGAATGAGGATTTTACCAAGTTTTATGCCCTTACAACACGCTCTTAAAGCATTTTCCATGCTCTCCCCACTGGCACACCATTCAATTTACTTCATCTTTTCAGAaggataaaaattaaagatggaGATGGAATTTGCATGCATACCTTCTAATAACGGATACTCCACACAGTCTTTTACAGAATACTACTCCAGGGTATATGGATCCTGCAACCCATAAAACACAATTACACACATCAAATTCCCATACTTGATGTGAATGTTGAATGTAATTGAGTCGACACAATTTGTGAGCTACTCGAGTTTTAATGGAAAAGTACTTTACAATCAACTAGATGTTAATTAATGTTATATCAGTCTAGTTTGATCTCAACCTACATGAGAGTATCCAAATACTCGACTAAACAAATTCGCGAGTCTAATCAAATTTACATCAACTTACACTTAATGCTTATATATTTACAGTTATAACTTTTTATGAATAATCGAGCTAAGTCCTAATATCTCATTATACTATTGAGATGAATCGAGTTTCGAGCTTCAAATTTTTAAGTAGTGGAGTTTGAGTTAGATAATATTTCGACTATATGGGACTCGTTTATACCCTCTATTCTGTTCAAGCTTTGGTGATGGAGAAGTATTACCTGTGGGAGTTGTAATCTGTTTCTCAGTGAAAGGAAGGTGACCGAGACCATGCTCCACAACCTGAGATCTCAATTGAAACACAAATTACCTTAACACCATGACAACAACACAGTTGTATTTCTAAAATCTCTGCTTTTCATCAAGAGACATACCAATCGAATTAATCGGTCTGCATAGAAGACAAAATCATGCTTCGTTGTTTTGACATCTCGTATCAGCGTATGCATTCCTTGTATCTAAATCCaattcacaaacattacattATTAGGAACTGCAAATCAAGATATTGTTTATAAAATGACCGTGCTacctatgttgcacgaaaacttcTCGAGTCTATGTTTCcggaatttcatttttatttccaGAAACTCTTTTGAGACTatgaaactttatattttaacctATTTTGTACAAAACAAAATGGTGTTATTTCGTTTTCCATATCTAACATTTTCTGCTTCAACGATTCTGTTTCTGTACAACATGTAATGCAATTAGAACTTGAGTTTAGCGGTATTAATTACCTGAAATGTTGACGTTACAAcgaaaacatttggatatattttacACAAATCATGCTGTCCGCGTTTGGTTTGGATATGCTGTACTATCAAATCAATAGCGACATCATTATCTCTCCCCCGCGGAATTATAATGTCTGCGTGTTTTTTTGATGGTAGGATGTATTCTTCGAAGCTAGGCTTTACAAATCGGGCATACTGCAAGTTCATGTGTGATTACTGGTTAGTAAGATGATTATGCATACTTGTCAAAGTTATTATGCATAATGTAATAAAGAAAGTTATTGACTGACTTGATCAAGCACATTTTGGACATTTCTTCCTCTTTCAACTGTATCGCGCTGAATTCTTCGCGCAAGCCTAAGGTCAGAATCTGCACTGTGAAAGTTGGTCATGGTATTGTGTAAACAACATTTGCACAAACTTGCAGGCTACACAGCACGGAAACATAAATGCTGAAAAATAGAAATGCCTAATTTAAAAACAGCAAAacgatatttttatatatagtatagcgTTTCAAAGGCGTATCTAGAAACATATACACAAAAATGCAGGATTGGAGAAGTTTGCGCGAAAGGAACCTGTGTCAACAAAGATCTTCATGTTCATGAGATGACGAACACGAGGATCATGAAGAACGAGTATACCCTCTAAGATAATGACATCTGCAGGTTTAACCTCAAGTCCTGGTCCTGTGCTTTTATGGGTTTTGAAATCATAAATTGGTATAGTAACAGATTGGCCTTGTTTCAGTTTCTCCATGCAGGAAAGCAGAAGCTCTGTATGAAATGAATCTGAAAAGCAAGTAAAAACAGAGTGAGGTGAACAACTAGAAATTGCCAGTGTTTGTGGTTTGATCAAAGAAATTACCAGGATGGTCAAAGTTGTGTTCTTGAACTTTTGCTAATTGGTCATCATTGAGGGAGTGATAAAATGAGTCCTGTAAgtgtataataatatattcataGACGACAAATAACTcgtatcatcatcatcattcaaCAATGACTATGGTGCACGTACGGAAATAAAATGGAAACATTGAAAACGGAAACtccaataaaatattataaatataaagctcCGAGGTTCAACAGAAACTTCGGATAATGGAAACGAAACATAGGATTCGATAAGTTTCGGTGCATAAATACTTGATTGATAAGAAGAACGCCTTGATCATGGAGCTGAGAGATGATCATATTACAAACTGTTGTTTTGCCAGATGCAGTCCCACCAGCAACACCTTATAAAGAAAACAAACACATTTTGATTATGCAATTCATGACAATGTTTATGTAAAGGAATGAACGTACCGATTATGAAGGGTTGTTTCGAAGGAGGTGAAGATGAATCGGACGAGACGTTATGATTGTCTCCGATGCCATTAGCCAATTCAGCTAACATTTCCGACTCCATTGTTATAGCTAtgcttttgtaaattaaaaaaagtgtaACCAGATTTGAAAATAATTCAGTTTCTACAAAGCGTATACATAacgctatttttttatttagatcgCATCTTCTAATGCAAATTCAGTTTCAGTCATGCGAGACTCATCACTCCATCACAACACCACCTCTTTATGGATAAAACTTGATTTGGACGAGGGTAAGTGTGTTTTAATTTGGTTTCTACaattattttaagttaaaaatCGACTATAAAAGTCTCGTATCTAGCCACAATAATTGGGCCAGAGGATTGTTACACAATgagaaaaattgacaatttattccctaattatttttaaaaagactaACAATACTTTCAAAATTGAAGAATAGGGTCCCCACccttttatgttgatattgatTTCATATGATGATATTGAGGTAATTAGGACTAAGGTTccatttgtattttacgcgatataaataagttttgaatgtttttaaacattttcggTTTTCAGCTTTATAATTAATTGCTAtaatatgaactcactcagtttcgatCAACCTTGTTGTTGTTTCCCCTTCTTTCAGGTTTTAATGGTTAATGTGTGCAGTGGACTTGCAATTTCATTCCGGaagttttatttcaaaaagaagTTTGaagtaaatatttttcttcttagACGTCGTTGTTTGATTAATTATGTGAACTTTATTTATAAGACTTGTATTATTGAAATGTTAGTTATGCCATGACGAATATTTGTTTATGTTATGTTGGAAATTCAAAGTGATTCGAGCATTTGATATGAATGTTAGTTAAAATTGGAATTTTGGGTTGATCCGAGTATTGGCATATGAATGAAAATCTGTATATATGCTATGATCATTGTCATGTTACGGACGTTGATGTCTCGATTGCCTCAGAACATTTGGTATGGAAGATTATGATTGGTTATTACATATTTAGACTTGTTACGTGTTCCAGAGCAACCACTCTCGTTATCTAGCACCGGTCGCGATTCCGGAAAACCGAGTAGTGACATGAATTTGTAAAACACCAAttttaacttgttaaagtttagTGGatattcaaatttcaatttttgattGAGTAGTAAAAGTATATTTGATTTTGATCCAAtcacttttaaaatttcttgttTAATTTCTCAAAGTCTAACTTACTTTCTATCTTTTCTCTaattaattttcagtttatgAAAAGGTCATAAAAACTGTttgcctggaaatattccggactcgaatctttgaatttatattcgggatcggtttgatgtttgatactttaacgaaccta is part of the Mercurialis annua linkage group LG3, ddMerAnnu1.2, whole genome shotgun sequence genome and encodes:
- the LOC126671603 gene encoding uridine kinase-like protein 5, translated to MESEMLAELANGIGDNHNVSSDSSSPPSKQPFIIGVAGGTASGKTTVCNMIISQLHDQGVLLINQDSFYHSLNDDQLAKVQEHNFDHPDSFHTELLLSCMEKLKQGQSVTIPIYDFKTHKSTGPGLEVKPADVIILEGILVLHDPRVRHLMNMKIFVDTDSDLRLARRIQRDTVERGRNVQNVLDQYARFVKPSFEEYILPSKKHADIIIPRGRDNDVAIDLIVQHIQTKRGQHDLCKIYPNVFVVTSTFQIQGMHTLIRDVKTTKHDFVFYADRLIRLVVEHGLGHLPFTEKQITTPTGSIYPGVVFCKRLCGVSVIRSGESMENALRACCKGIKLGKILIHREGNNGRQLIYKKLPADIASRHVLLLDPVLASGYCAVKAISLIISKGVPECNIIFLNLIAAPQGIHAVSKQFPMVKIVTSEIDETLDHNLRVIPGMGEFGDRYFGTDNNHS